Part of the Polyangium spumosum genome is shown below.
ATTCAGGCCGCGCGGTCATGTAAAACGGGTGATACCCCTTCGAGACGAGCACATCGAAGAGCTTCGCCGCGTCCTTTCGCACCTCGGGCAGCTCCCCTTGCGCGAGCGCGACGAACTCCTCCGTCTCGTACGTCGTGAGCGTCCCGTCGATGTCGCTCACGAACACGGGCGTCCCTTCCGGCACCACCTCGAGGAAGAGGTCCGTCGTCGAGAGGTCGCCCTTGACAACCAGATGAACCCTGTGCCTGCCGAGCCCCAGCGCCTTGTCCGGCGGGATCTGGAAGTAGATGCGCCCTCCCGTGTCCTCCACGCCCTCGATCGTCGCGTGCTCGCCGTCCTCGGTCGTCGTCGCCGTCCCGAGGTGCTCCCACGTGCCTCCGCAGTCGCGGTTCACGTAGACGTCGACGAACTCGCCCTTGATGTCGTCGTCGAGCGTCCCGTACGAGAACTTCGCCAGGATCCACTGCGGATCGCCCGGGTTCAGGAAGAGATCGCGGCCGCGGTGGTTCGGGTCGCCGATCGGCGGGAGGATCGAGTTCCAGTCGATCGCGATCCCCGGCGGCGGAGGAGGCGCGTCGCAAGCCGGGATCGGCGTGCACCACGCCCCCGGCACCTGGGCCGATCCTCCGCCGCCCGCCTCGCCTCCGCCCGCGCCCGCGCCCGCGCCGCCCGCGCCCCCGGACGCGCCGGCGCCCGTCGTCGCGCCCGGCGTCACCGACGTGTCGGCGCCGCTGCCCGAGCCACATGCGGCCATGCCCACGATCCCCGCCACAAAGAAAGCGAACGTTCCACGCATGGCGCTCATTGTGGCCCCGATCGAGCCGCAGAAACAGCGCTTCGACGCGCTGCGTCCTTCGCCTCCGCGCGGGCTACACGGGCGTTTACGCCCCTTGCGCGAGAGAGCGCACCTCTGCGAAGGTTCTAGCCCCCCGTATGCCCAAGCCTGATCCCCGCGTCCTCGCTCGCACCGCTGGCAACTACCTCAAAGAGCACCCCGAGGAGATCGTCCGCGCTCTGCGCAGCGCCCTCGGCCTGCGCGCCTCCATCCCCATGGATGCCTTGCGTTACCTCGCGCGCGA
Proteins encoded:
- a CDS encoding HAD family acid phosphatase, encoding MRGTFAFFVAGIVGMAACGSGSGADTSVTPGATTGAGASGGAGGAGAGAGGGEAGGGGSAQVPGAWCTPIPACDAPPPPPGIAIDWNSILPPIGDPNHRGRDLFLNPGDPQWILAKFSYGTLDDDIKGEFVDVYVNRDCGGTWEHLGTATTTEDGEHATIEGVEDTGGRIYFQIPPDKALGLGRHRVHLVVKGDLSTTDLFLEVVPEGTPVFVSDIDGTLTTYETEEFVALAQGELPEVRKDAAKLFDVLVSKGYHPFYMTARPEWLGARTRAFLDQNGFPHGIVHTTLTKSGALGSEASTYKTGELSMLAQKGMVPAYAFGNTDTDAAAYFSAMVEPAERRVFIEFTDAAHGGRRIESYTELLAEAEALPSLCE